One genomic region from Bubalus kerabau isolate K-KA32 ecotype Philippines breed swamp buffalo chromosome 7, PCC_UOA_SB_1v2, whole genome shotgun sequence encodes:
- the C7H4orf36 gene encoding uncharacterized protein C4orf36 homolog: MAYGLQRKNGVEKLLRCNCYKVQEPWELALLTKTWYTKLANIKLPFLEEIAFGSCVHLKKCKTIKDGLLPSAESIQCEREYEMKRLNNLKCQENAAKKIQFSLRERPIGLRRPLPPK, translated from the exons ATGGCTTATGGCTTGCAAAGAAAGAATGGAGTAGAAAAGCTTTTGCGGTGCAATTGTTATAAAGT ACAGGAACCCTGGGAACTTGCACTACTCACAAAGACGTGGTACACGAAACTAGCGAACATCAAGTTGCCTTTCTTGGAAGAAATTGCATTTGGTAGCTGTGTACACCtcaaaaaatgtaaaaccatTAAGGATGGTCTGCTCCCTTCAGCAGAAT ccatCCAATGTGAAAGGGAGTATGAAATGAAGCGCTTGAATAACCTGAAATGTCAGGAAAATGCAGCTAAGAAAATTCAGTTTTCCCTAAGGGAAAGGCCAATTGGTTTGAGAAGACCTCTTCCACCTAAGTGA